A single Mercenaria mercenaria strain notata chromosome 9, MADL_Memer_1, whole genome shotgun sequence DNA region contains:
- the LOC128559254 gene encoding uncharacterized protein LOC128559254 — MAVNMFGYIIPVLSLFVTTMNVLIIIVFVKRHMRSHTTFILTLIACVEILNIDCPAIVFAYLYLRGSYKHYLTSEQIKWSYLLGKICVDMFNMCSLWLTVLLAFIRYRCISSPFVARKVHSPRKIIIYVVVIIVFVGLVHVPSFYLFEFRSVTNVDPISNLTTIVGALIEREGVYLKSCSGRKLHIIVETLTDSLIPSALLVCCNIKLLITLRKAKQSRSSLRHTNNVCFKSDEENSQKNINTDAEPSKINSRGSTNQTLGLKKVFHFNERYIPNISQPLVQNNKCKTNSMKDIKERRDTQHNFYTFKSRHTHASTSSDHSLDKLDRESERTSLLILLVSTIILVHECPLAIVNTYTLANYSDKPLPLSKGCFSIVVLLWQFITYPAIFLIYSCMCKAFRKELWKILTCLCRREKRGQSNMRKPFPCPCSVRKRIPRDGQTSPRPLHENVQDRDNCSDKGNDLLT; from the coding sequence ATGGCTGTGAATATGTTTGGATATATTATTCCTGTTTTATCCTTGTTTGTTACTACAATGAATGTTCTTATAATTATAGTTTTTGTCAAACGACATATGAGGTCacatacaacatttattttgacgTTAATTGCGTGTGTGGAAATATTGAATATTGATTGCCCGGCTATTGTGTTTGCATATCTTTATTTACGTGGAAGTTACAAACATTATTTAACAAGTGAGCAAATTAAATGGTCATATTTACTTGGAAAAATTTGCGTGGATATGTTTAACATGTGTTCATTATGGCTGACAGTTTTACTGGCTTTTATACGTTATAGATGTATCAGTTCACCTTTTGTTGCTAGGAAAGTACATTcgccaagaaaaataataatatatgttgTAGTTATAATTGTGTTTGTGGGCTTGGTACATGTACCGTCGTTTTATCTATTTGAATTCCGGTCTGTGACAAATGTTGATCCAATTTCAAATTTGACTACCATAGTAGGTGCTTTAATAGAAAGAGAGGGTGTATATTTGAAATCATGTTCTGGAAGAAAATTGCACATTATTGTGGAAACATTAACCGATTCTTTAATACCATCTGCTCTTCTTGTGTGCTGCAACATCAAGTTACTGATAACGTTGAGAAAGGCGAAGCAAAGCCGGTCGTCATTGCGTCATACAAACAATGTGTGTTTTAAAAGCGATGAGGAAAACAGTCAGAAGAATATAAATACGGACGCCGAACCAAGTAAAATCAATAGCCGTGGTTCAACCAATCAGACTTTGGGACTGAAAAAAGTTTTCCATTTTAATGAACGGTATATTCCAAACATTTCACAACCACTTGTACAAAACAATAAATGTAAGACAAATTCGATGAAAGACATTAAGGAGAGGAGAGATACTCAGCATAACTTCTATACTTTCAAAAGCAGGCATACTCATGCAAGTACTTCAAGTGATCATAGTTTAGATAAACTGGATAGAGAAAGCGAAAGGACGTCTTTGCTTATTCTTCTTGTCTCAACCATTATTCTTGTACACGAATGTCCTCTTGCCATTGTAAATACGTACACTTTAGCAAACTATTCTGATAAACCATTACCATTGTCTAAAGGATGTTTCTCTATAGTTGTTTTGTTATGGCAGTTTATAACCTATCCAGCTATATTTCTAATTTACTCGTGTATGTGTAAAGCATTTCGTAAGGAGCTATGGAAGATACTTACTTGTCTTTGCAGACGTGAAAAACGTGGACAGTCGAACATGCGGAAACCATTTCCGTGTCCATGTTCTGTAAGGAAAAGAATCCCTAGAGACGGTCAGACTTCTCCTAGACCGCTACATGAAAATGTTCAAGACCGTGATAATTGCTCCGACAAAGGCAACGATTTGTTGACTTAA